In a single window of the Flavobacterium sp. W4I14 genome:
- a CDS encoding hypothetical protein (product_source=Hypo-rule applied), whose translation MRIKGSFIYTLKTGEIALILLTENKIEQEKLYHYLMVDAYRFKKEIVQEEPGIKLISAGYKNEKDELTWNHEYIPVPKWYDLN comes from the coding sequence ATGAGAATAAAAGGCAGCTTTATTTACACCCTTAAAACGGGCGAAATTGCGTTAATCTTGCTAACAGAAAATAAAATTGAACAGGAGAAACTTTACCATTATTTAATGGTAGACGCTTACCGGTTTAAAAAAGAGATTGTGCAAGAAGAACCCGGGATCAAACTGATCTCTGCAGGTTATAAAAACGAAAAGGACGAATTAACCTGGAACCATGAATATATTCCTGTACCCAAATGGTACGATCTGAATTAA
- a CDS encoding alpha-L-fucosidase (product_source=KO:K01206; cath_funfam=3.20.20.80; cleavage_site_network=SignalP-noTM; cog=COG3669; ko=KO:K01206; pfam=PF01120; smart=SM00812; superfamily=51445), with product MRKTILSALFILGLALPGFAQKRLGNETAAQKTKRMEWWTDARFGMFIHWGLYALPARHEWVKSNEHITNENYQKYFDQFNPDLFNPKKWAREAKEAGMKYAVLTTKHHEGFTLFDSKFTDYKATNTQAKRDLVKEFVEAFRTEGIKVGFYYSLIDWHHPDFPVDRYHPLRPDKDHEDQYAVLNKNRDIAKYRKYLYDQVTELLTKYGKIDILWADFSYPGKNGKGRDDWGSVALLKQIRKLQPQIIVDNRLDLNDYEDGTDFETPEQVSPKELEKYRGKVWETCQTFSGSWGYHRDENTWKSNRKLLDLLITSVANGGNLLLNVGPTARGEFDNRANIALDSLGLWMHANSKSIYHCTFAPTEYKAPEGVKLTYNNDTKKLYVHLFEYPNTGHITLDGYKAKAKYAQFLHDNSEIQIDTEKSTGNTLVLKLPKKKPDFEIPVIELTLN from the coding sequence ATGAGAAAAACAATTTTATCAGCCTTGTTCATACTGGGCTTAGCCTTACCTGGCTTTGCTCAAAAACGATTAGGCAATGAAACCGCTGCCCAAAAAACCAAAAGAATGGAATGGTGGACCGATGCACGCTTCGGTATGTTTATCCACTGGGGCCTGTATGCACTGCCAGCCCGTCATGAGTGGGTTAAAAGCAATGAACACATTACCAACGAAAACTATCAGAAATACTTCGATCAGTTTAATCCTGATTTATTTAATCCTAAAAAATGGGCCAGAGAAGCTAAAGAAGCAGGCATGAAATATGCCGTTTTAACCACCAAACACCATGAAGGTTTTACTTTATTTGATAGTAAATTCACTGATTATAAGGCAACCAATACACAAGCCAAAAGAGATTTGGTTAAAGAATTTGTTGAGGCTTTCCGTACCGAAGGTATAAAGGTAGGCTTTTATTATTCGCTGATTGATTGGCACCACCCCGATTTTCCTGTTGATAGGTACCATCCTTTAAGGCCTGATAAAGATCATGAAGATCAATATGCGGTATTAAATAAAAACAGGGATATAGCCAAATACCGCAAGTACCTGTACGATCAGGTAACTGAGCTACTTACTAAATACGGTAAAATAGACATTCTTTGGGCAGATTTCTCTTATCCGGGTAAAAATGGTAAAGGTCGTGATGATTGGGGTTCGGTAGCACTACTTAAGCAGATTAGAAAACTGCAGCCACAAATTATTGTAGATAACCGCCTGGATCTTAATGATTATGAAGATGGTACAGATTTCGAAACGCCAGAACAGGTTAGTCCGAAGGAATTGGAAAAATACCGCGGTAAAGTTTGGGAAACCTGCCAAACCTTTTCAGGCTCGTGGGGCTACCACAGAGATGAAAACACCTGGAAAAGCAACAGGAAGTTATTAGATCTGTTGATTACTTCAGTAGCCAATGGAGGAAATTTATTGTTAAATGTTGGGCCCACTGCGCGTGGTGAGTTTGATAACAGAGCAAATATTGCTTTAGATAGCCTGGGTCTTTGGATGCACGCCAACTCGAAATCTATTTACCATTGCACTTTCGCCCCTACTGAATACAAAGCGCCTGAAGGAGTAAAGCTCACTTACAATAACGACACCAAAAAACTTTATGTGCATTTGTTCGAATATCCAAATACGGGCCACATTACGCTGGATGGATATAAAGCCAAAGCAAAATATGCACAGTTTTTACATGACAACTCTGAAATACAGATTGATACTGAAAAATCTACCGGGAATACCTTAGTATTAAAACTTCCAAAGAAAAAACCCGACTTCGAAATCCCGGTAATCGAATTGACCTTAAATTAA
- a CDS encoding NAD(P)-dependent dehydrogenase (short-subunit alcohol dehydrogenase family) (product_source=COG1028; cath_funfam=3.40.50.720; cog=COG1028; pfam=PF13561; superfamily=51735): MELNLTKETMKTQKTAAKQNKQPGIEAKMDPRPEVIKANYKGAGKLNDKVALITGGDSGIGRSVAVHFAREGANIAIVYLDEDVDAIETQKMVEAEGKSCLLIKGDVKNPSFCRKAVETTVKEFGKINILVNNAGMQVPQKDPKKIDDKQLEDTFRTNIFGYFYFAHEVLEYFQAGDTIINTTSVTAYRSSPNLIDYSSTKGAITSFTRSLATNLAKKGIRVNAVAPGPVWTPLIVSTFDEEKIKSFGSETAMERAGQPSELGPSYVFLASDDASFITGQVIHVNGGEVVNG, encoded by the coding sequence GTGGAACTTAATTTGACAAAAGAAACGATGAAAACTCAAAAAACAGCGGCCAAACAAAACAAACAACCAGGGATAGAGGCAAAGATGGATCCAAGACCTGAAGTAATTAAAGCAAATTATAAGGGAGCAGGAAAACTGAATGATAAGGTTGCCCTGATTACCGGTGGAGATAGTGGCATTGGTCGTTCGGTGGCAGTCCATTTTGCAAGGGAAGGTGCCAACATTGCTATTGTTTATCTGGACGAAGATGTTGATGCAATAGAAACCCAGAAAATGGTCGAAGCTGAAGGTAAAAGTTGTTTATTGATTAAAGGAGATGTTAAAAATCCTTCATTTTGTAGAAAAGCAGTAGAAACAACGGTTAAAGAGTTTGGAAAGATCAATATTTTGGTAAATAATGCTGGTATGCAGGTTCCGCAGAAAGATCCCAAAAAAATTGACGATAAACAGTTGGAAGATACCTTCCGTACTAACATATTTGGCTATTTTTACTTTGCGCACGAGGTATTGGAATATTTTCAGGCAGGTGATACCATTATTAATACCACCTCGGTAACGGCTTATCGTTCTTCGCCAAATCTGATCGATTACTCCTCAACAAAAGGCGCAATAACTTCTTTTACACGTTCGTTAGCAACAAATTTAGCTAAAAAAGGTATCCGGGTAAACGCTGTGGCGCCGGGACCTGTATGGACACCACTCATTGTATCTACTTTTGATGAAGAAAAGATTAAGTCATTTGGATCTGAAACAGCCATGGAAAGGGCTGGTCAACCCTCAGAGCTTGGGCCATCTTATGTATTTCTGGCTTCAGACGATGCTTCATTTATCACCGGACAGGTAATCCATGTAAATGGCGGTGAAGTGGTAAACGGTTAA
- a CDS encoding voltage-gated potassium channel (product_source=KO:K10716; cath_funfam=1.10.287.70,1.20.120.350; cog=COG1226; ko=KO:K10716; pfam=PF00520; superfamily=81324; transmembrane_helix_parts=Outside_1_26,TMhelix_27_49,Inside_50_55,TMhelix_56_78,Outside_79_92,TMhelix_93_115,Inside_116_149,TMhelix_150_172,Outside_173_208,TMhelix_209_231,Inside_232_271) yields the protein MASKDWRFKLHEVIYESNTPAGKAFDVGLLIAIFSSIIVVMLDSVIGIHQQYGKLFNIMEWIFAALFTVEYILRLVSIRKPISYVISPLGIIDLIALLPSYLSIFFIGAQSLLVFRALRLLRVFRIFKLGHFLTEINFLTQALKNSVRKISIFLLTVLTITVILGSIMYLVEKRENGFSNIPESIYWAIVTITTVGYGDISPITPLGKFVASVVMLIGYAIIAVPTGIITHDIAVAARQKKELPESCPSCSREGHDNDALFCKYCGSSLFK from the coding sequence ATGGCATCTAAAGATTGGCGTTTTAAGCTTCATGAAGTTATTTACGAATCGAATACACCTGCAGGTAAAGCATTTGATGTTGGTTTATTGATTGCCATATTTTCGAGTATCATTGTGGTCATGCTCGATAGCGTTATTGGTATCCATCAGCAATACGGCAAACTGTTTAATATTATGGAATGGATTTTCGCTGCGCTTTTCACAGTGGAATATATTTTGAGATTGGTGAGTATCAGAAAACCGATCAGTTATGTGATCAGTCCATTAGGCATTATCGATCTGATTGCATTGCTACCGTCTTATTTGAGCATCTTTTTTATTGGCGCACAATCTTTACTGGTTTTTAGGGCACTAAGGCTCCTTCGTGTTTTCAGGATATTCAAACTTGGGCATTTTTTAACAGAGATTAATTTTTTAACCCAGGCACTAAAAAACAGTGTGAGGAAAATCAGCATATTCCTGTTAACCGTTTTAACCATCACTGTAATTCTTGGTTCTATTATGTATTTGGTAGAAAAGCGCGAAAATGGATTTTCTAATATCCCCGAAAGTATTTATTGGGCTATTGTAACCATCACAACTGTTGGTTATGGCGATATTTCGCCCATCACGCCACTGGGTAAATTTGTGGCCTCTGTAGTGATGCTGATCGGTTACGCCATTATTGCCGTACCCACCGGGATTATTACCCACGATATTGCTGTTGCGGCCAGGCAGAAAAAAGAATTACCCGAATCTTGTCCGAGCTGTAGTAGGGAAGGGCATGATAACGATGCCTTGTTTTGCAAATATTGCGGGTCATCTTTGTTTAAATAA
- a CDS encoding nucleosome binding factor SPN SPT16 subunit (product_source=COG5406; cog=COG5406), with protein MENLENNQPEEEIQNIEQFQINRSEGNAADGHATPELSEDEGYTDDEVQYADGEGTQLNEEIEGPEDEEDEDDETETDDYNESDIEELDKDPNAYDDEDSEML; from the coding sequence ATGGAAAATCTAGAAAACAATCAACCAGAAGAAGAAATTCAAAACATCGAACAGTTCCAGATCAACCGTTCGGAAGGAAATGCAGCAGATGGTCATGCCACTCCAGAGTTATCTGAAGACGAGGGATATACAGATGATGAAGTGCAATATGCTGATGGCGAAGGCACACAATTAAATGAAGAAATTGAAGGTCCGGAAGACGAAGAAGATGAGGATGACGAAACAGAAACGGATGACTATAACGAATCGGATATAGAAGAACTGGATAAAGATCCGAATGCATACGATGATGAAGATAGTGAAATGTTATAA
- a CDS encoding putative membrane protein (product_source=KO:K08995; cog=COG3652; ko=KO:K08995; pfam=PF13628; superfamily=48452) codes for MGFYLCIYFNYLTMKNHFNTRKIAVVGMIISATSFNAVAKADWHYARSSDYINQRDSLTTAQFLQQTAIAGMKEVSTGKLAAEKATDQKIKAFGQMMVDDHSKANEELRSLAKLKKVNLPMSRPEGELRPDGRVDSSPENMKDTSRTKNAGGEAGNTGLAKKIVNGATEADVANAIEKLNKLSGASFDKAYVEMMITDHQNAVALFEKASKSTDNDVKAYANKYLPVLKKHLKQVNALAVK; via the coding sequence ATGGGGTTTTATTTATGCATTTACTTTAATTACTTAACCATGAAAAACCATTTCAATACCAGGAAAATAGCAGTAGTGGGAATGATCATTTCAGCTACTTCATTTAATGCTGTTGCAAAAGCTGACTGGCATTATGCAAGATCATCTGATTACATTAATCAACGAGATAGTTTAACCACTGCACAATTTCTGCAACAGACAGCTATTGCCGGAATGAAAGAGGTATCGACCGGGAAACTTGCAGCAGAGAAAGCAACTGATCAAAAGATAAAGGCATTTGGCCAGATGATGGTTGATGATCATAGCAAGGCAAATGAAGAATTAAGGTCATTGGCGAAACTTAAGAAAGTAAATTTGCCAATGAGTAGGCCAGAAGGTGAATTACGACCAGATGGCAGGGTGGATTCATCACCTGAAAACATGAAAGACACCTCGAGGACTAAAAATGCCGGAGGTGAGGCAGGTAATACCGGTCTGGCGAAAAAAATCGTAAATGGTGCTACTGAAGCTGATGTGGCCAATGCGATTGAAAAATTAAATAAGTTAAGCGGGGCTTCATTTGATAAAGCTTATGTTGAGATGATGATTACCGATCATCAAAATGCGGTTGCATTATTTGAGAAAGCATCGAAATCTACCGATAATGATGTCAAAGCATATGCAAATAAATATTTACCAGTATTGAAAAAACATCTAAAACAGGTAAATGCTTTAGCTGTCAAATAA
- a CDS encoding alpha-glucosidase (product_source=KO:K01187; ko=KO:K01187; pfam=PF10566,PF14508,PF14509; superfamily=51445; transmembrane_helix_parts=Inside_1_4,TMhelix_5_27,Outside_28_649) — protein MKKHLSLFILLLLLTVKLFSAPIDLLSPDKRIKISVAIKDKIGYAVTFNGDPFLANSYLQLNLDQAKLGAYAKLIKKTLSSVNTISNPIVPLKNSKVLNQYNLLRLDFKGDFSVEFRAYNDGIAYRFITNKKDSIIVYSEDVHLNFNDPVKAAYLETGGFKTSYEILYRQNELGKVNKEKMSVLPILFNTGKYKALLSEADLYDYPCLFVKATNDKAVDAIFPKVPLAFGEDGDRSQKILKEANYIAKTTGKRSFPWRFLVITDKDTQLAANQMVYKLSTPNQLQDTKWIKPGQVTWEWWHNAYVYGVDFKSGYNQDTYKYYIDFASKFGIPYIIMDEGWAKTTLNPFEPNPTINLQELIAYGKQKNVKIVLWFTWLAVENNFNIFETLEKWGIAGVKIDFMDRSDQWMVNYYTRVAKEAAKHHILVDFHGAFKPAGLEVAYPNVLSYEGVIGMEQNIGGGLATPNNNLFLPFLRNAVGPMDYTPGAMRSAHKEDYKPSWVNTMSIGTRAHQLAMYIVFESGFQMLADNPFNYLREPETTSFITSVPVTWDETRILDASVGEYIVAAKRKAGKWFIGAMGNDQKHDLKIETSFLKPNTNYQITLIKDGINADFQAMDFKRIVKPIKAGETININMVKDGGFVAVIEPIK, from the coding sequence ATGAAAAAACACTTATCACTGTTCATTTTATTGCTGTTGCTCACCGTAAAACTTTTTAGCGCACCAATAGATTTACTATCCCCCGATAAACGGATCAAAATATCGGTAGCAATTAAAGATAAAATTGGCTATGCGGTTACCTTTAATGGCGATCCTTTTTTGGCCAATTCTTACTTACAGCTAAACCTGGATCAGGCGAAACTCGGTGCATATGCAAAATTGATCAAGAAAACACTTTCTTCGGTTAATACCATTTCAAATCCAATTGTTCCGCTTAAAAACAGTAAGGTACTAAATCAGTATAATTTATTGCGATTGGATTTTAAAGGCGATTTCAGTGTGGAATTCAGGGCTTATAATGACGGAATTGCTTATCGTTTCATCACCAATAAAAAAGATTCGATCATTGTTTACAGCGAAGATGTGCATCTTAATTTTAATGATCCGGTTAAAGCAGCTTATTTAGAAACAGGTGGTTTTAAAACTTCATATGAGATTTTATACCGTCAAAACGAGCTTGGAAAAGTAAATAAAGAGAAGATGAGTGTATTGCCAATCTTGTTTAATACTGGAAAATATAAAGCACTTTTATCAGAAGCTGACCTATATGATTATCCTTGTTTGTTTGTGAAAGCAACAAATGATAAGGCAGTTGACGCCATTTTTCCAAAGGTTCCATTGGCTTTTGGAGAGGATGGAGACAGAAGTCAGAAAATTTTAAAAGAAGCTAATTATATTGCTAAAACAACTGGCAAAAGATCATTTCCATGGCGTTTTTTAGTCATTACCGATAAAGATACTCAGTTGGCTGCCAACCAAATGGTTTATAAGTTAAGTACACCTAATCAGTTACAAGATACCAAATGGATAAAACCTGGTCAGGTAACCTGGGAATGGTGGCATAATGCCTATGTATACGGCGTGGATTTTAAATCGGGTTATAATCAGGATACTTATAAATATTATATCGATTTCGCTTCAAAGTTTGGTATTCCTTATATTATTATGGATGAAGGCTGGGCAAAAACAACACTTAATCCTTTTGAACCTAATCCAACTATTAACCTGCAAGAACTAATTGCTTATGGCAAACAGAAAAATGTAAAAATTGTACTTTGGTTTACCTGGCTGGCAGTCGAAAATAACTTCAACATTTTCGAAACCCTGGAAAAATGGGGGATTGCAGGTGTGAAAATCGATTTCATGGATAGGAGCGATCAATGGATGGTAAATTACTACACCCGTGTAGCTAAAGAGGCGGCTAAACACCATATATTGGTCGATTTTCACGGTGCCTTTAAGCCAGCTGGTTTGGAAGTGGCTTATCCCAATGTGCTCTCTTATGAAGGCGTTATAGGTATGGAACAAAATATCGGAGGCGGTTTGGCCACACCAAACAACAACTTATTCCTTCCATTTTTGCGTAATGCAGTGGGGCCGATGGATTACACACCTGGGGCCATGCGTTCGGCACATAAAGAGGATTATAAACCTAGCTGGGTAAATACCATGAGCATTGGTACCAGGGCGCATCAACTGGCTATGTATATTGTTTTTGAAAGTGGTTTTCAAATGCTGGCCGATAATCCTTTTAACTATTTAAGAGAGCCCGAAACCACTTCGTTTATTACCAGCGTTCCCGTAACCTGGGATGAAACCAGAATCCTGGATGCAAGCGTTGGCGAGTATATCGTTGCAGCTAAACGTAAAGCCGGCAAATGGTTTATTGGCGCTATGGGCAACGATCAAAAACACGACTTGAAAATTGAAACCAGTTTTTTGAAACCAAATACAAATTACCAGATCACCCTGATCAAAGATGGCATCAATGCTGATTTTCAGGCAATGGATTTTAAACGCATCGTAAAACCAATTAAAGCAGGAGAAACAATCAATATCAATATGGTGAAAGACGGTGGTTTTGTTGCTGTTATAGAACCTATTAAATAA